From a single Nicotiana tomentosiformis chromosome 2, ASM39032v3, whole genome shotgun sequence genomic region:
- the LOC104099230 gene encoding uncharacterized protein, producing MAPTKNKKQSNNAAESSYKSVVTEKKTPKALKAKRKLVKKFSHLNSEQSNNAVESSSKSVVAEEKTPKALNAERKLVKKFSHLNSEQSNNAAESSSKSVVAEEKTPKALKAKRKLVKKFSHLDSAQTEEAEISPQVQARKKDKKAKYGNEGNHAGGKDVKAKRKLVKKFSHLNSAQTKEAEIRPQVQARNKDQKAKDGNEGNHVGGKDANGSQNKNPGNKEMENISGRCGEVNKDEKIKSSLGLNGGSEEVNNKDAKTLNSLGGMIFMCNAKTKADCFRYRVMGVQASKQDVVMGVKPGLKIFLFDFDLKLMYGVYEASSAGGMRLEPAAFGGGFPAQVPFKIHKGCIPLPEKVFKNAIKDNYDERTHKFKTELTVMQVEKLMELFRPTPLLDPALIPVVQDPVAQPVNQSGAAPPLYGAHYNSSKPARNFSPHDHQRQQFADHFVMPREVSHHPNFLTEKDYRSYGLQQAKHLQPSTSAVHVNHKLDHYGLQQAKHLQPSTSAIHVNPKLDHYGSEQGMPQLLREPASVRGDAAFARSGHVYSDPVFPSEREYRGYGLKSFHGQPVTVAPAVASSNTVAAAVDHSLLKNVNPYDESTTSLVNRYLSMPRATIAPGGLPLTGRQSFASASNYVGDTRGHPGRLLAENERSYPPNAPHVLSNHGHMYQHPRYEPGKSSSVLSQYPFAGPSASRR from the exons ATGGCTCCAACGAAAAACAAGAAGCAGAGCAATAATGCTGCTGAATCTAGTTATAAAAGTGTAGTTACTGAAAAGAAAACTCCCAAGGCACTGAAGGCTAAACGTAAACTTGTGAAAAAGTTCTCTCACTTAAACTCTGAGCAGAGCAATAATGCTGTTGAATCTAGTTCTAAAAGTGTAGTTGCTGAAGAGAAAACTCCCAAGGCACTGAATGCTGAACGTAAACTTGTGAAAAAGTTCTCTCACTTAAACTCTGAGCAGAGCAATAATGCTGCTGAATCTAGTTCTAAAAGTGTAGTTGCTGAAGAGAAAACACCCAAGGCACTGAAGGCTAAACGTAAACTTGTGAAAAAGTTCTCTCACTTAGACTCTGCACAAACTGAAGAAGCTGAGATCAGTCCGCAAGTGCAAGccagaaagaaagacaagaaggCAAAATATGGCAATGAAGGAAATCATGCCGGTGGAAAAGATGTGAAGGCTAAACGTAAACTTGTAAAAAAGTTCTCCCACTTAAACTCTGCACAAACCAAAGAAGCTGAGATCAGGCCACAAGTGCAAGCCAGAAACAAAGACCAGAAGGCAAAAGATGGCAACGAAGGAAATCATGTTGGTGGAAAAGATGCTAATGGGTCTCAGAATAAGAATCCGGGGAACAAAGAAATGGAAAATATAAGTGGAAGATGTGGAGAGGTGAATAAGGATGAAAAAATTAAGAGCAGCCTTGGTTTAAATGGAGGAAGCGAAGAGGTGAACAATAAGGATGCAAAAACATTAAATAGTCTTGGTGGAATGATTTTCATGTGCAATGCAAAAACCAAAGCAGATTGTTTCAGATATCGTGTGATGGGTGTTCAAGCAAGCAAGCAAGACGTTGTGATGGGAGTCAAACCTGGTCTTAAGATTTTTCTCTTTGATTTTGATCTTAAGCTCATGTATGGTGTTTATGAGGCATCTTCTGCTGGTGGAATGAGACTTGAACCAGCAGCATTTGGTGGGGGCTTCCCTGCTCAG GTTCCTTTTAAGATTCACAAGGGCTGCATTCCATTACCAGAGAAGGTGTTCAAGAACGCAATTAAAGACAATTATGATGAAAGGACACACAAGTTTAAGACTGAGCTGACAGTTATGCAG GTAGAGAAGTTGATGGAGCTGTTTAGACCTACACCATTGCTGGATCCAGCTCTCATACCTGTAGTCCAGGATCCTGTGGCTCAGCCAGTTAATCAGAGCGGAGCAGCACCACCTTTATATGGAGCGCATTACAACAGTAGTAAACCTGCGCGGAATTTCTCACCGCATGATCATCAAAGACAGCAGTTTGCAGACCACTTTGTCATGCCTAGAGAGGTTTCCCATCATCCTAATTTTCTTACTGAGAAAGATTACAGAAGCTATGGTCTTCAACAGGCAAAACATCTGCAGCCTTCCACTTCTGCAGTACATGTTAACCATAAATTGGATCACTATGGTCTTCAACAGGCTAAACATCTGCAGCCCTCTACTTCCGCAATCCATGTTAACCCTAAATTGGATCATTATGGATCTGAACAAGGAATGCCGCAGCTCCTGAGGGAACCTGCTAGTGTAAGAGGTGATGCAGCTTTTGCGCGGAGTGGACATGTCTACTCTGATCCTGTCTTTCCAAGTGAAAGGGAATACCGTGGTTACGGCCTCAAGAGTTTCCATGGGCAACCTGTTACTGTTGCCCCTGCTGTAGCAAGTAGTAATACAGTGGCCGCAGCTGTCGATCATAGTTTACTAAAAAATGTTAATCCTTACGATGAGAGTACCACCTCACTTGTGAACCGGTATCTTTCTATGCCAAGGGCAACGATAGCACCTGGAGGGTTGCCGTTGACAGGCCGACAGTCGTTTGCTAGTGCTTCCAACTATGTGGGTGACACCAGAGGCCATCCAGGAAGGTTGCTTGCTGAAAATGAAAGATCTTATCCACCAAATGCTCCTCATGTGCTATCAAATCACGGCCATATGTATCAGCATCCTAGATATGAACCTGGAAAATCATCGTCAGTCTTATCTCAGTATCCTTTTGCTGGCCCTTCTGCATCACGCCGCTGA
- the LOC104099229 gene encoding U1 small nuclear ribonucleoprotein C-like yields MPRYYCDYCDTYLTHDSPSVRKQHNAGYKHKGNVRTYYQQFEAQLNQSLIDQKVKEHLGAFRPVGLPFPQLRPGLPVLPTPQMPMGGNPQMPGGSQWVPGMRPPVLPRPMPGVPGYAPPPMPQMLAPPGAPMPGQVNNMQRPGAPPGAIPGSVGMPASTGGPPMFAPPVYQGSTTVPANGGGDSSSINAQALDSNQ; encoded by the exons ATGCCTCG GTATTACTGTGACTACTGTGATACCTACTTGACCCATGATTCT CCTTCTGTGAGAAAGCAGCATAATGCAGGCTACAAACAcaag GGAAATGTTCGAACTTACTATCAACAATTTGAGGCACAATTGAACCAGAGTTTAATTGACCAAAAAGTCAAGGAGCATCTAGGTGCCTTTAGACCAGTTGGCCTCCCTTTTCCCCAGCTAAGGCCCGGTCTTCCTGTTCTTCCGACTCCTCAGATGCCCATGGGAGGTAATCCTCAAATGCCAGGCGGTTCCCAATGGGTTCCTGGTATGCGGCCTCCTGTGCTTCCAAGGCCCATGCCTGGTGTTCCAG GTTATGCACCTCCACCGATGCCTCAGATGTTGGCACCTCCCGGTGCTCCTATGCCTGGTCAAGTCAATAATATGCAACGGCCTGGCGCACCACCAGGTGCAATTCCAGGAAGTGTGGGAATGCCTGCTTCTACTGGTGGCCCTCCAATGTTTGCACCTCCTGTGTATCAAGGAAGTACCACTGTGCCAGCGAACGGAGGAGGTGATAGTTCCAGTATCAATGCCCAAGCTTTAGACTCTAATCAATAG